Below is a window of Synechococcus sp. RSCCF101 DNA.
AATGAGAAGCGCCATGAGACATTCCGTCAGAGCATCAGCCAGCTGCAGAGCGACGTGACCAGCCGAGCGTGTGATCGCCGCAAGCTTGCGTTGCAGGATGAGATAACAGGTGGCGGTGAACACGGCGGCCTGACCGAAGCACTGGAGCACAAGACCAGGCCTGGACAAACGAATGATCTCGTAGAGCTCACTCTGAAGGCCCTGGCCGGATCGAGGGGCCATCAGCAGACCGCCGAGGATCGCCCCACCCTGAAACCAGGGCAGCAGAAGCAGCGAGGCCAGCACGGCGGTTGCAACCCATCCGGGCCAGGCCAGCACGTCATGGCCCCGGACGGAACTGGCCGGGCCAGTCGGTCGCCTGGAATGGAGATGCAGAGGGGCGCAGCGCAGAGCCCAGATCAGGCTGACGCCGAAGGGGGTCACAAACTGCAGCGTGAACAGCGTCAGCAACTTGAGGCTCTGATTCGTGCTCACGCCCAGGATGGAAGACTGCCCGTAGACGATGGCCGCTCCGATGCAGGCCCCGCAGATCAGGGCCAGCGGGGCAGACCGTCCGATCTGTCTGGAAAGCAGCCGTCCGGTCGATCGCATGGGCAGCGGGTCATGAAGGCGCGCTGGGTCCGGACTCGGTGCAGCTGAGCTCATGCGAACCGGATTCAGAGTGTCACCAGGCCGGATCAGCGCGTCACCGGCGTGGACTGACGAGCGGAAAGAAGCTCGGCCGGCGTGCCGACAAAGCGTGCCGTCCCGCGATCCATCACCAGAATGGTGTCAGCCAGTTCCAGCACCTCCGGCAGTTCGCTGGAGATCAGGGTGATGCGGCACTGCTTGCTCTCCTGCAGATAGCGCAGCGCAGCCTGCACCTGATCCGCGGTGTAGGAGTTGAAGGGGTGATCGAGGATGGCGATGGTTGGCTCACTCAGGAGGCAGCGAGCCAGGGAAATGCCGGCTGCGGTTGCGAAGGAGAAGCTGGCCGGACGGGTGGGATCCACCGCCTGATCGAGGTCGGCCGCAGAGGTGAGACCCGGAATGCGCAGGCGGGCCGCCAGATCGAGGATGGCCTGATCGGAGAGGTTCGGATTGCTCACCAGGAAGTTGGAGCGCACCGTGCCCGGGATGAGGTGGTGATCGCGGGTGACCAGGCCAACCGCCTCACGCAGCTGGGTCAACGGATATTGGCGGTGGCTGATGCTGTCGAGCAGGATCTCACCGGAGCTGGGATCCACATGGCCGCAGAGCAGGTCAAGCAGGTTGTGGCGGCCGCTGTCCTCCTTGCCGGTGAGGGCGAGAATCTCACCGCGCTGCACCTTGAAGCTCAGGTTGCTCAGCTGATAACCCTGCAGGGCATTGAGGCGGAGGCTCACCGAGCGGAACTCCAGCGACTGGCGCGGCATCGGCAACACCCATTGCGTGGTGAGTGGCGTGCTCTCTTCTGCCGGGGCCTCCATGAACTGGTTGAGCTGCAGGGCCACCGGCCGCATGCGAGACCACTGACTGATGGCCTGATACAGGCTCTGAATCGGACGGAAGATGCGCCAGACAAAGAACATGGCCGCGATCAGGCTGCCCAGCGGAATCACCGTGCTCGCCACGGGTTCGGCCGAGGAGATCGACACCGCGGCCCCCACGGCCAGCACCAGGGCGCCGGCGATCTGGGAAAACTGAACCGTGAGCGCCCCGAGCCGGGCCTGGAGGCGCCGGTTGGGCAGACCATCGGCGAGGGACTGGGCTGAGGCCAGCTTGAGGCGATTGAACCAGATGCGTTCCTGACCGGTCTTCTTGATGGTGGGATACTGCTCAATCGCATCCATCAGCAGCGTTTCGTAATTGGCATGCGAGGCCTGCTGGGACACCGAGAACAGGGTCTGGGTGATGCCGGCGAAGGCGAGGATGCCACCGAAACAGATGGCGATCGCCGCAACGGTGATGAACATCAGCGGGATGCTCATGCTGGCAATCGCCAGCAGGTAGATCGGCACGTAGGGCAGATCCAGCAGTGACAGGGCCAGGGGGCCGTAGATGTAGGTGGAGAGCTGGTCGTAGGTCTGCAGGCGCCGGTTCAGGCTGAGGGCAGACACGCGGTTGACTGTGCCCAGGCGCGACCGCAACAGCTTCTCGAGCACACCACTGGAGGCTTTGAACTGAAGCCGGGCTGAGGCCTGATCCAGGCTGATCCGCCGGCGACGTTCGATCCAGACCTGCAGCCAGGTGGCCAGCAGAGGGATCGGAAACAGGGCCAGGAGATTGCGGGCACTGTCGCCGGCAATCTCGATGTTGTAGACGGCTCGAATGTAGAAGGGAAGAACCAGCGCAAGCAGGTTGATGCCCAGCGAGGCCAGCAGGAGCCTGGTGAACAGGTGGCGATCAAGCACCACCTGCTTCAGCAACCAGTTCTTCGAGCGGGTTCGCGCAGCGGAGGGACGCTTTCGGAACGCCAGCACCGTCGTCAGTGCCGTTCCCTGAGGGGTGGTCAGGTCGGAATCCAGTGGGCTGGCGTCAGTCGGCAGAAAAAGCTGCCCGTCTTGCGCCACGAACAGGCGCACCGACTGGCGGATGGACGGTGCCGTGCCCGTGACCGTGCCAACGCTGTCCGCCATCGGATGCGGCTGGGCGTCGTAGCCGAGTGTGTCCAGCGTGGCGAGGATGTCGGCCAGGGAGCGTGCGCTGTCGCTGCCGTTCAGAGCGTTGCGCAACTGAATCGCCTCGCCCTGCCAACCCAGCTCGCTGAGGAGACGGGAGAGGATGCGGCTGTTGCGGTCGGGGAACCTGCCGAGCACAGCGCTCACCGGTGAGGCTTCGGCCCCGGCATGTGCAGCCGCTGCATCGGGCTGCGATGGCCCGGTTCCGTTGGCTCCGTTGGGCATGGTCACTGGGCGATCGCGCTGCGGGCGGCCATGAGGCGGCCCTCTTGCCAGTCATGAACCTGACTCACCATTGGCGGCACCGGAAGGCGGGGGTTGCGATGGGCGATGACGATCGAACACGGCGGCGGCAGGGCCAGAAGCCAGTTGATCGCCTCACTGCTCATGTACACCTCACTGAAATCCGCCAGCAGGATGGCGGCGCCATTCAGGAGGGCAGAAACCACCCGCAACTGGAACAGCAGCAGACGGGGAAGATGAACGGTTTGCTGAGGACCCACCACCGTGTCGTAACCGGACGGCAGCAGGCCGATGGCTGAACTGAGGCCCAGGTCATCGCAGAGCTGAACCGCGGGTTTGCCGAGGCGCTCGACTCGGCCGGTGGTGATCCACTCCAGGATGGTGCCGCCCGGCAGGCGATACTCCGGCGCCAGGAGCGGCATTCTCTGGCGGAGCGTGGGCCCGTCGTAGGCCGAGGTGGGCCGTGAGGCATAGGTGAGGGAACCGGACTGGATCGGATGGAGGCCGATCAGGGTGAGGAAGAGAAGGCGGTTGTGTCCGGGATGGCCGCCACGGATCAACATGCGCGCGCCCACCGGGACGGCGAGATCGGAAACACTGAGGCTTTGGTCCTGATCCAGCAGCTTGAAGCTCAGATTGCGGGCGGATAGCTCACCGGAAGCCGGCACGTCAGGACGCTCGTCATGCACGATCGCCGGATCCTCAGGCAAACCGAGCACGGCATCGCTGAGATCGGCCGCGATGCGGGCGGAGTTGGCGTAGGCCAGCGATCCGATCCAACGCACCACCGGTCCTGTGACCTGCCCCGACAGAAGGGTGCAGGCCGCCAGCGCACCCACCGTGAGGCGGCCGTTGATCACGAACAGGCCGCCCACCGTCACGATGATGATCTGGGTCCACTGCGACACGATCGACGAACTGGATTGCAGCGCCGCCTGGGTGGAGGCGTAAGCCAGGCGCCTGCGCCTGGATTCGGCCAGCTCGTTCGACTCGATCTGCCGGCAGGTGAAGGCCTCGAGGTTGAGATCTTTGAGGGGTCCGGCCCCGACCAGAGAGGAGGCCATCACGTCCTGGCAGTGAACCTCCGCCAGCACCTTGTCGCGCTCGAGACGGGCCAGTTGCCTGGCCAGGGTCCAGGAGCAAAACGAGGCAGGAAGAGCCACAGCCAGGGGAATGAGCACCAGCCAGTGGCCGATGAGCAGGAGAACGATCAGGTAGAGACCCGCGAAGGGGAGGTCAATGCGTTCGACAATCCACTTTTGCTCAAAGGTGCGAGCCAGAACGGATCCGGAATTCAGCTGGCGGAAGCGCAGCCCCCTGCTGGTGTCATTGAGGTGTACGTAGGCCGATCCCAGCCAACCCTTGAGCAGATCCACGCGCTGCTGGTGCTCGCGCGATGCCGTGTACCACGACAGAACTCTTGACTTCAGAAAGAGAAAGAACAGGCTGGCGCCGAACGCGAGCAGCAGCAGGGCGGAGAGAACGATGAGGGCCTCGGTGGAACGGCGCGGGATGACGGCGACATAAATGGTGTTGATGTACAGGGGCACCGCGAGCGCCAGAAGATTGATCGCAATCGTGGACAACACCACACTGCGGCAATCCGGATCCGACCAGAACGGCTGAGCTCCGGATCGCGATGGGTCAACACGGCCTATCATGGGCTGCACCCCCTAACCACCCTGAGCGAAGGCGTCGTCGACGCTGCGGCGCAGCGGTGCCAACAGGAAGAGGAACAGATTGGTTCGGTCGGTCAGGATGTCAGCGGTCACAGTCATGCCGGCTGTGAGCGGATAGGAGGTGTCCGCAAGCTGCGATGAGGTCCGGTCGAGTTCAATCACCACCTGAAAGTAGGGCTGACCGGTGCTCTCATCCGTGAAGGTGGAAGGAGACACGCGCTTCACACGTCCATCGACGGTGCCATAGCGGGTGTAGTCGTAGGCCTCCACCTTGAGGGAGGCGGTCTGACCGACCTGCACATTGCCCACGTCCGCCGGTCGCACGCGGGTCAGGGCGATCATCTCACTGCCCGTCGGAACCACCTGGGCCACAACCGACCCGGGGGCGATGACCCCGCCGATGGTTCGGACCGGCAGACGGTTGACAATGCCATCCACAGGTGAGCGAACCGTGAGCCGATCCTCATCGGAGAGGTTGCGGCCGAGAACACTATCGAGTTCAGCCTTTTCACTGGCCACCTGAACCAGGCGGCTGTAATCATCCAGGATCTGCTTGCGGCCCAGCTCAAGAAGGGACAGCTTCTGCTCGGCCAGGTGGCCGTTCAGTTCAGCCAGCTGAGTCTCCGTGCTGGCGATGCGCCGCTGCGCCTCAAGGAAGTCGTTGTGGGAGATGGCCCCCTCCGCCTCCAGCATCGAATAGCCGCTCAGCTGCTCCTTCAGCAGAGCGATCTCGTCGAGGTATTCATCACGCTGGTCCTCGAGGGTTTGAACCCGCTGGCGTTGCACCTCCTGCTGCTGCTGCAGAAACTCCGCCCGCGCGTCGGTCAGATCACGAAAGGCCTTCGCCACAGAGGCCGATGGCACGCTGGGGGTGGTCTCCGCAAAGGGGGCCTCCTCACCGATCGCATTCCTGAGCTCGCGCTGTTCGAGCAGGAGATTGGTGATGCGCGTCTGCGTCTGCTGCCGCTGACCGCTGGTGGCCACCTCATCGAGTTCCAGGATCGGATCGCCCTGGCGCACCGAGGTGCCTTCCGGAGCGCGGATTCGCTTGACGATGCCGCCATTGAGATGGGCCACATCCTGGAGCTCAGCCAGAGGCTCGATCTCCCCGGAGGCGATCACATAGTTCTGAATCGGAATCAGCCACGACAACACCAGAGCCCCGCCCAGGCCGTAGGTGGTGGTCAGCAACCAGCGCCTGGCTTTCGTTTCACCTGTTGTGCGGCCGAGCTGATCGGCAGCGATCAACTCATCCGGTTGACTGAATCCCTCCGACTCACTCTTCGTGAGGCGCCACGATGTGGTGGAGCGGTCATTGGAACCGTTGGACGAACGGGGCGTCGCGGAGGAATCGTGAGCGGAGTGAGTGGTCATCGCATCGGTGAATGGCGAAGCTCCCACGTGATCGTAGGAGCGGGTGTGAAATCGTGCTCAGGAGCCCATATCGCCGAGCTGCTCGTCCAGAGCCTGTCTCGGTTCCTCCATCAGCGGTGGTTCAGGCTCCATGGAGGCAACATCCATATCCTGTGAATCATCGAGCCCCATGCCGTCCACGAGGGGGTCACCGGTTTCAGGAGGCGGCTCGGGCTGAGCGGCATCAAGCGACAAGGGGTCGGTGGGCGTCTCCAGCAGAGAAGCGGCATCGTCGTCAACCGAAGGGTCCTCACTCAGGGGATCCGGAGCAGCACTCTCTGCCGAGAGAAGCTCGGAGACGGCCTGCAGCACGGCATCCCCTTCCGGCGCCGAATCGGGGGTCTGCAGCTCATCCGCACCCGGCTGGAGCACAGCCGGGCCGGCCTCGGATGAGGGGTCCGGATCAGCGATGAGAGCCTGGCTGCTGGCCAGCAGATCTGCGCCCAGTCCTTCGCTGGTGCCCGCGGCGGGTTCCGGCTGAGAGGCCACAGCGTTACCGGAATCCGGGGACTCCGGCTCCGAGGACCCCCCTCCCACAGGGGCGCTCTCCTGCTCCAGCACCACCGAGGCTGCCGGATCGTCGGTGTTGGGCTGATCGGCGGAACCCAGCAACCAGTCCAGCGGGTCGCCTGAGTCCTGGTCAGGACCGGCTGCCGCGTCATCAGCCGGTTGCCAGCTGGCCTGGTCATCCGCAGAGGCGGTGACCATCAGCGCGCCTTGCTCGGTCTCCACCACCAGGTGCTGTTGGCCGTCCGCACCCTGTTCCATGTGAACGCCGCTGATGGTCCGGCCTCCCAGATCCTCGAGAAGATCAGGCGCAACAGTGGCCAGAAGCTGGGCGTCGTCAGCCTGCTGTCCGAGCGACAGTTGAAAGCCGTAGGAGGCGGCCATGGCCTCGAGCGAGGCGGCATCGTCCGCAGGGCTGTCCGCCTGGGCGGGTGCGCTGTCCGCGACGCCGCGATTGTCGAAGGCGGGAACGGAGAACTGGGTGCTGCCCCGGTCCTGGTCGCCATCGCTGATGGTGAGCTTGAGATCCTGCAACCCGTTGGGCAGGTGCACGCCAGGGAGCGGATGGAAACTGATCGCGCCCTGGCGTGAGCCGGCCTGGGTGAAATCGGATCCGAGCCTCACATCGAAGCTGCCAAGGCCGGGAACCGTGATCTCGAACTGACCATTGCCATGGTCCTGCACATTGGAGCTCTGTCCCGAGGCATCGAAGCTCGCCGTGAAGGGGCGAACCGCTGTGGCTCCCTGGGTCGCAAGCACCACATGCTCGAGGGCCAGCTGGAATCCGGGGGCGTGCCCCGATGCGGCAGGAGCGCCGCTCGCTGACGCGGCATGAGACCCATCATCGGCACCCATGTCGTAGGTGAAGGCCCACGAAGCCTCAAAGGGGTCCGGCTTCGGTGCCACGTGCTGGGCCACCACATGCTGGATCTGCTGCGCCACGCCACCGGCATCGGTGACCGTTTCCACCACACTGCCCTTGGGAAGGCTGCCACTGAACAACTGCTCCAGTTGGGCCGCCAGCTCATCCTTGGAGCCGGTGAGACCCATGGCCAGCAGCAAGGGGTCCCGATGGCCTGGCTCCTGGTTCAGTGCATCAAGGGCACTCTGGAGCTGCTCGGAGCCGGCGACGCCCTCGCTGTTGTACTGGCCCCTGGCGATGAGGTCATGGATGGTATCAACGGCGTGGGCGTGACCGTCAATGGTCAGACCCGTGACCTGCACTCCACCGACCTGGTTGGGAACAAACACGAGGGGGTTGCTGCCGTCGCTGCCTGAGCCGTGGTGCATCTGCGGCAGCGTGAGCCAGCCAACGATCTCATTCTGACCATCACGAACAGCCATTCCTTCAGCATTGCCATGCCTCGAGCCACGAGTCAGATCATCATTGTGAAGCGCATTGCGAAGGTCAGCAGCAGTGACGGAAACATGCTCAGTGGATCCGCCCCTTGTGAACTGAACATCAATCCTGTGGTTGCGCTGTGAGCTGCTGTGGTCGTAGTTGACACGGCTCCAGCCTGGAATCCGATCGCCAATGAGATTGAAGACATCTTCCTTGTCATCGCTATCAAAACGACTGCCGTCCGTCAACTTGTCGTGCAGGCGTCCGTCACGATCATGAGCAAGCACGACTGATTGCCCGGGGATCACATCATCGCCAGTGGTGGTCTGACCATCCGTCATGAACAGCAGATTGGTGTCCGTACCGATCGTGACACCGGAGCCTGCACCCTGGGGATGAAGCGGATCCGAGGCATCACCTCGCCAGTGTTGCGCCATCTGATGGGCCAGGTCCCAGGCCTCAGCATGGTTGGTGCTTCCGTCAGACTTGTGGCGGAGATAGCTCTCGAGCCCACCGAGGAGTTGCGCATAGGCAGGCTGGCCATGCTGACCGCCAGTTGAATCCACCATCGCCGGGGTGATGTCAACATAGTGGGGAGCAACGCCTGAAGTACCGAAACGGGCCACAGCGATGTGCACATTGCCAGGTGTTGCGTCGGGACCCGGAGTTTCGATGTGCCAATGCCTCATGTCGGTCACGTCCTGGCCTGTGGTCACCTTGTAGCCGGCGTTCGTCAATGCCTGTTTGATGGTTGACGCGGTGGATTCCAGCTGCTGGCTGATGCGATAACTGTCATCGATCTCATGGTGATGGCTATGAGAGCCCCATTGTTCTCCCGGCGCATGGTGTGAGGCATAGTCAGCCTTTCGTGATCCATCCACGGTCTCCCACATGGACCCGCTGTAGTCGAGCACCAGACCGATGTTCTGGTGCGGTCCATAGTCATGGGTCGTCACCGCATGGGAGGGAGGCGTTCCCTGTCCCGTGGTTGTGGCCACCGTTCCAGGAACGGACACACCTCCCTCCACATGCACCAGCGTGGGTTGTGTGATCTCCGGCCCGTCGTCGCGGAAGGAGAGGTGGCTACCGAGATCGGCGCGGATCGTGCCGCTCAGGGGATCGCCATCCGCGTCCTGACCGCTCACCTGGGCCGTCATCTCCACCAGGCCATCGCGAAGGCTGATGGGTTCATCCGTCGATGCGGTGTTGGGGTGGTCGATCTGATGCGTCTGAATCAATGTGGGCCTGCCCTGTCCATCCATGCGCACGTTGAACACCGTGTTCTCGGTGGTCAGACCACTCGTGGCCTGCGCCGTCGACGCGAAGACAAAACCAGCCCTGTGGTGCAGATAGATGGTCTGACCGTTCTGCGTCAGGCCCGAATCCACCCCCTGCCCCGCACTGGGATCGTAGCCCTTCACCGCCAGGCCAAACCCACTGACGGTCGGTACAACCGCCCCCGATCCATCATCGGCACCGAGTGAGACGCCCTGCTGGGCGGCCTGGGCGAACTGCTGGGCCATCAACCCGGAATGATCCGTGGCCGTCGACAAGCCGCCACCGGCAACATCGCTGTCATCGGTCTCCAACTGCGTTCGCAGCTGGATGGTCTGATCGATCACCGACGGGCCATCATCCCGGAACGACAGATGCGTTCCCAGATCCGCTCGGATCGTGCCGCTCACTGGATCGCCATCGGCATCCTGACCGCTCACCTGGGCCGTCATCTCCACCAGGCCCGAACCCAGACTGATCGCTTCATCGATCGATCCAGTATTGGGATGATCGATCTGGTGCACCTGGATCAGGCTGGGCCGACCCTGCCCATCCATCCGGACAGCAAACACTGTGTTCGCCCCTGCAATGGCGTTGGTTCCCTGTTCCGTGGAGCCAACAACACCGCCGGAGACCTTGTGCAGATAAATGGCCTGACCGTTCTGCGTCAGACCCGAATCCACGCCCTGCATGGTGTGAATGTCATAGCCCTTCACCGTCAGACCAAACCCACTGATGGTTGGTGCCACCGCTGGGGCGCCATCATCCGCACCAAGAGAGAAGCCGGTCTGCGCTGCACGGGCAAACTCCTGAGCGATGGCACCCGTTGGATCGGTTGCGGTGGTCATGCCGCCAGCGGCGATGTCGGTGTCATCGGTCTCCAGCGTCGTGTGGAGCTGGATCGTCTGATCGATCACCGACGGTCCATCATCCCGGAACGACAGATGCGATCCCAGATCCGCACGGATCGTGCCGCTCAACGGATCGCCATCGGCATCCTGACCGCTCACCTGAGCCGTCATCTCCACCAGGCCCGAGCCAAGAGGGATCGCTTCATCCGTTGATCCAGTATCGGGATGATCGATCTGGTGCACCTGGATCAGGCTGGGCCGACCCTGTCCATCCATCCGGACAGCAAACACGGTGTTCGCCCCTGCTAAGGCGTTGGTTCCCTGTTCCGTGGAGCCAACAACACCGCCGGAGACCTCGTGGAGATAAATCGTCTGACCGTTCTGCGTCAGACCCGAATCCACGCCCTGCATGGTGCGAACGTCATAGCCCTTGACCGTCAGACCAAACCCACTGATGGTTGGTGCCACCGCTGGGGCGCCATCATCCGCACCAAGAGAGAAGCCGGTCTGCGCTGCACGGGCAAACTCCTGAGCGATGGCACCCGTTGGATCGGTTGCGGTGGTCATGCCGCCAGCGGCGATGTCGGTGTCATCGGTCTCCAGCGTCGTGTGGAGCTGGATCGTCTGATCGATCACCGATGGACCATCATCCCGGAACGACAGATGCGATCCCAGATCCGCACGGATCGTGCCGCTCAACGGATCGCCATCGGCGTCCTGACCGCTCACCTGAGCCGTCATCTCCACCAGGCCCGAGCCAAGAGGGATCGCTTCATCCGTTGATCCAGTATCGGGATGATCGATCTGGTGCACCTGGATCAGGCTGGGCCGACCCTGTCCATCCATCCGGACAGCAAACACGGTGTTCGCCCCTGCTAAGGCGTTGGTTCCCTGTTCCGTGGAGCCAACAACACCGCCGGAGACCTCGTGGAGATAAATCGTCTGACCGTTCTGCGTCAGACCCGAATCCACGCCCTGACCAGCACTGGGGTCATAGCCCTTCACCGACAGCCCATAGCCGCTGACGCTCGCCGCCACAGCTCCAGCGCCAGCATCCGCTCCAAGCCCAATCCCTGCTCCCGCCGCACGCGCAAACTCCTGCGCAATCGCACCCGTCGGATCGGTGGCGACCGAAACCTGGCCTCCAGCCGTTTCCGTATCGTCCGTCTCCAACTGCGTCTGCAGCTGGATCGTCTGATCGATCACCGATGGACCATCATC
It encodes the following:
- a CDS encoding HlyD family type I secretion periplasmic adaptor subunit, producing MTTHSAHDSSATPRSSNGSNDRSTTSWRLTKSESEGFSQPDELIAADQLGRTTGETKARRWLLTTTYGLGGALVLSWLIPIQNYVIASGEIEPLAELQDVAHLNGGIVKRIRAPEGTSVRQGDPILELDEVATSGQRQQTQTRITNLLLEQRELRNAIGEEAPFAETTPSVPSASVAKAFRDLTDARAEFLQQQQEVQRQRVQTLEDQRDEYLDEIALLKEQLSGYSMLEAEGAISHNDFLEAQRRIASTETQLAELNGHLAEQKLSLLELGRKQILDDYSRLVQVASEKAELDSVLGRNLSDEDRLTVRSPVDGIVNRLPVRTIGGVIAPGSVVAQVVPTGSEMIALTRVRPADVGNVQVGQTASLKVEAYDYTRYGTVDGRVKRVSPSTFTDESTGQPYFQVVIELDRTSSQLADTSYPLTAGMTVTADILTDRTNLFLFLLAPLRRSVDDAFAQGG
- a CDS encoding ATP-binding cassette domain-containing protein; the encoded protein is MPNGANGTGPSQPDAAAAHAGAEASPVSAVLGRFPDRNSRILSRLLSELGWQGEAIQLRNALNGSDSARSLADILATLDTLGYDAQPHPMADSVGTVTGTAPSIRQSVRLFVAQDGQLFLPTDASPLDSDLTTPQGTALTTVLAFRKRPSAARTRSKNWLLKQVVLDRHLFTRLLLASLGINLLALVLPFYIRAVYNIEIAGDSARNLLALFPIPLLATWLQVWIERRRRISLDQASARLQFKASSGVLEKLLRSRLGTVNRVSALSLNRRLQTYDQLSTYIYGPLALSLLDLPYVPIYLLAIASMSIPLMFITVAAIAICFGGILAFAGITQTLFSVSQQASHANYETLLMDAIEQYPTIKKTGQERIWFNRLKLASAQSLADGLPNRRLQARLGALTVQFSQIAGALVLAVGAAVSISSAEPVASTVIPLGSLIAAMFFVWRIFRPIQSLYQAISQWSRMRPVALQLNQFMEAPAEESTPLTTQWVLPMPRQSLEFRSVSLRLNALQGYQLSNLSFKVQRGEILALTGKEDSGRHNLLDLLCGHVDPSSGEILLDSISHRQYPLTQLREAVGLVTRDHHLIPGTVRSNFLVSNPNLSDQAILDLAARLRIPGLTSAADLDQAVDPTRPASFSFATAAGISLARCLLSEPTIAILDHPFNSYTADQVQAALRYLQESKQCRITLISSELPEVLELADTILVMDRGTARFVGTPAELLSARQSTPVTR
- a CDS encoding ABC transporter transmembrane domain-containing protein, whose translation is MSTIAINLLALAVPLYINTIYVAVIPRRSTEALIVLSALLLLAFGASLFFLFLKSRVLSWYTASREHQQRVDLLKGWLGSAYVHLNDTSRGLRFRQLNSGSVLARTFEQKWIVERIDLPFAGLYLIVLLLIGHWLVLIPLAVALPASFCSWTLARQLARLERDKVLAEVHCQDVMASSLVGAGPLKDLNLEAFTCRQIESNELAESRRRRLAYASTQAALQSSSSIVSQWTQIIIVTVGGLFVINGRLTVGALAACTLLSGQVTGPVVRWIGSLAYANSARIAADLSDAVLGLPEDPAIVHDERPDVPASGELSARNLSFKLLDQDQSLSVSDLAVPVGARMLIRGGHPGHNRLLFLTLIGLHPIQSGSLTYASRPTSAYDGPTLRQRMPLLAPEYRLPGGTILEWITTGRVERLGKPAVQLCDDLGLSSAIGLLPSGYDTVVGPQQTVHLPRLLLFQLRVVSALLNGAAILLADFSEVYMSSEAINWLLALPPPCSIVIAHRNPRLPVPPMVSQVHDWQEGRLMAARSAIAQ